A single region of the Ursus arctos isolate Adak ecotype North America unplaced genomic scaffold, UrsArc2.0 scaffold_10, whole genome shotgun sequence genome encodes:
- the PTPN18 gene encoding tyrosine-protein phosphatase non-receptor type 18 isoform X2 — protein sequence MSRNLDAARSFLEQLDARGGRERAVLAGEFSDIQACSAAWKTDRVCSTEAGSLPGNVRKNRYKDVLPYDQTRVILSLLQEEGHGDYINGNFIRGTDGSQAYIATQGPLPHTLLDFWRLVWEFGVKVILMACREMENGRKKCERYWAQEQEPLQIGLFCITLTRETWLNSDIMLRTLRVTFQKECRSVYQLQYMSWPDRGVPSNPEHVLTMVEEARRLQGSGPSPLCVHCSAGCGRTGVLCTVDYVRQLLLTQMIPPNFSLFNVVLEMRKQRPAAVQTEEQYRFLYHTVAQMFFSALQNTSPLYQNFKENCAPVYDDALSLQTSQTLPTTPRPHGEVLRSISVPGPRALAMADTYAVVQKRGAPAGTGAGARGRGAEEEPLYSQVTPRSRRPQAHAEDARGLLPGGVAADQSPGGPDAYEDVMDGAQSVGLGFNLRIGRPKGPRDPPAEWTQV from the exons ATGAGCCGCAACTTGGACGCTGCGCGGAGCTTCTTGGAGCAGTTGGACGCGCGAGGCGGCCGGGAAAGGGCGGTCCTTGCCGGCGAGTTCAGC GACATCCAGGCCTGCTCAGCTGCGTGGAAGACTGACCGTGTGTGCTCCACTGAGGCTGGCAGTCTGCCAGGGAACGTGAGGAAGAACCGCTACAAAGATGTGCTGCCGT ATGATCAGACACGAGTGATCCTTTCCCTGCTCCAGGAAGAGGGACATGGCGACTACATCAATGGCAACTTCATCCGG GGCACAGACGGAAGCCAGGCCTACATCGCCACACAAGGACCCCTGCCTCACACCTTGCTAGACTTCTGGCGCCTGGTCTGGGAGTTTGGGGTCAAG GTGATCCTGATGGCATGTCGAGAAATGGAGAATGGGCGG AAAAAATGTGAGCGTTACTGGGCCCAAGAACAGGAACCACTACAGATTGGGCTTTTCTGCATTACCCTG ACAAGGGAGACATGGCTGAATTCAGACATCATGCTCAGGACCCTCCGGGTTACTTTTCAGAAG GAATGTCGTTCTGTGTACCAGCTGCAATATATGTCCTGGCCAGACAGAGGAGTCCCTAGCAATCCTGAACATGTGCTCACCATGGTGGAGGAAGCCCGTCGCCTCCAGGGATCTGGCCCCAGCCCCCTCTGTGTCCATTGCAG CGCGGGTTGTGGGCGAACAGGTGTCCTGTGCACTGTGGATTATGTGAGACAGTTGCTCCTGACCCAG ATGATCCCACCTAACTTCAGCCTCTTCAACGTGGTCCTGGAGATGAGAAAGCAACGGCCTGCAGCTGTGCAAACAGAG GAGCAGTACAGGTTCCTATACCACACGGTGGCTCAGATGTTCTTCTCAGCACTCCAAAACACCAGCCCCTTGTACCAGAATTTCAAGGAG AATTGTGCTCCAGTCTACGATGACGCCCTCTCTCTCCAGACTTCCCAGACCCTTCCCACCACACCTCGCCCACATGGCGAAGTCCTCAG AAGCATCTCGGTGCCCGGGCCCCGGGCCCTCGCCATGGCCGACACGTACGCGGTGGTGCAGAAGCGCGGGGCGCCCGCGGGCaccggggcgggggcgcgggggcgcGGCGCGGAGGAGGAGCCGCTCTACAGCCAGGTGACGCCGCGCTCTCGGCGGCCGCAGGCGCACGCGGAGGACGCGCGTGGGTTGCTGCCCGGCGGCG TTGCTGCTGACCAAAGCCCTGGTGGGCCTGACGCCTATGAGGACGTGATGGATGGAGCTCAGAGTGTTGGGCTAG GCTTCAACCTGCGCATTGGAAGGCCTAAAGGGCCCCGGGACCCCCCTGCTGAGTGGACCCAGGTGTGA
- the PTPN18 gene encoding tyrosine-protein phosphatase non-receptor type 18 isoform X1, with protein MLLAQSLAQRSGSELLLLLYHYNYPGTMLSKSLHSPLTGHVLCIPTSASVPQNSDLAPLFLSPPSPGQDIQACSAAWKTDRVCSTEAGSLPGNVRKNRYKDVLPYDQTRVILSLLQEEGHGDYINGNFIRGTDGSQAYIATQGPLPHTLLDFWRLVWEFGVKVILMACREMENGRKKCERYWAQEQEPLQIGLFCITLTRETWLNSDIMLRTLRVTFQKECRSVYQLQYMSWPDRGVPSNPEHVLTMVEEARRLQGSGPSPLCVHCSAGCGRTGVLCTVDYVRQLLLTQMIPPNFSLFNVVLEMRKQRPAAVQTEEQYRFLYHTVAQMFFSALQNTSPLYQNFKENCAPVYDDALSLQTSQTLPTTPRPHGEVLRSISVPGPRALAMADTYAVVQKRGAPAGTGAGARGRGAEEEPLYSQVTPRSRRPQAHAEDARGLLPGGVAADQSPGGPDAYEDVMDGAQSVGLGFNLRIGRPKGPRDPPAEWTQV; from the exons ATGTtgttagcacagagcctggcacagaggagtGGCTCTGAGTTGCTATTACTATTGTATCACTACAATTACCCAGGCACCATGCTATCGAAGAGTCTGCATTCACCTCTCACAGGCCATGTACTTTGCATCCCTACAAGTGCCTCTGTGCCCCAGAACTCTGACCtagctcctctctttctctctcctccctctcctggtcAGGACATCCAGGCCTGCTCAGCTGCGTGGAAGACTGACCGTGTGTGCTCCACTGAGGCTGGCAGTCTGCCAGGGAACGTGAGGAAGAACCGCTACAAAGATGTGCTGCCGT ATGATCAGACACGAGTGATCCTTTCCCTGCTCCAGGAAGAGGGACATGGCGACTACATCAATGGCAACTTCATCCGG GGCACAGACGGAAGCCAGGCCTACATCGCCACACAAGGACCCCTGCCTCACACCTTGCTAGACTTCTGGCGCCTGGTCTGGGAGTTTGGGGTCAAG GTGATCCTGATGGCATGTCGAGAAATGGAGAATGGGCGG AAAAAATGTGAGCGTTACTGGGCCCAAGAACAGGAACCACTACAGATTGGGCTTTTCTGCATTACCCTG ACAAGGGAGACATGGCTGAATTCAGACATCATGCTCAGGACCCTCCGGGTTACTTTTCAGAAG GAATGTCGTTCTGTGTACCAGCTGCAATATATGTCCTGGCCAGACAGAGGAGTCCCTAGCAATCCTGAACATGTGCTCACCATGGTGGAGGAAGCCCGTCGCCTCCAGGGATCTGGCCCCAGCCCCCTCTGTGTCCATTGCAG CGCGGGTTGTGGGCGAACAGGTGTCCTGTGCACTGTGGATTATGTGAGACAGTTGCTCCTGACCCAG ATGATCCCACCTAACTTCAGCCTCTTCAACGTGGTCCTGGAGATGAGAAAGCAACGGCCTGCAGCTGTGCAAACAGAG GAGCAGTACAGGTTCCTATACCACACGGTGGCTCAGATGTTCTTCTCAGCACTCCAAAACACCAGCCCCTTGTACCAGAATTTCAAGGAG AATTGTGCTCCAGTCTACGATGACGCCCTCTCTCTCCAGACTTCCCAGACCCTTCCCACCACACCTCGCCCACATGGCGAAGTCCTCAG AAGCATCTCGGTGCCCGGGCCCCGGGCCCTCGCCATGGCCGACACGTACGCGGTGGTGCAGAAGCGCGGGGCGCCCGCGGGCaccggggcgggggcgcgggggcgcGGCGCGGAGGAGGAGCCGCTCTACAGCCAGGTGACGCCGCGCTCTCGGCGGCCGCAGGCGCACGCGGAGGACGCGCGTGGGTTGCTGCCCGGCGGCG TTGCTGCTGACCAAAGCCCTGGTGGGCCTGACGCCTATGAGGACGTGATGGATGGAGCTCAGAGTGTTGGGCTAG GCTTCAACCTGCGCATTGGAAGGCCTAAAGGGCCCCGGGACCCCCCTGCTGAGTGGACCCAGGTGTGA
- the PTPN18 gene encoding tyrosine-protein phosphatase non-receptor type 18 isoform X3 has translation MLLAQSLAQRSGSELLLLLYHYNYPGTMLSKSLHSPLTGHVLCIPTSASVPQNSDLAPLFLSPPSPGQDIQACSAAWKTDRVCSTEAGSLPGNVRKNRYKDVLPYDQTRVILSLLQEEGHGDYINGNFIRGTDGSQAYIATQGPLPHTLLDFWRLVWEFGVKVILMACREMENGRKKCERYWAQEQEPLQIGLFCITLTRETWLNSDIMLRTLRVTFQKECRSVYQLQYMSWPDRGVPSNPEHVLTMVEEARRLQGSGPSPLCVHCSAGCGRTGVLCTVDYVRQLLLTQMIPPNFSLFNVVLEMRKQRPAAVQTEEQYRFLYHTVAQMFFSALQNTSPLYQNFKEVPTPPSYSLPVHHQYPQRPGPRAEVFGYHHCSI, from the exons ATGTtgttagcacagagcctggcacagaggagtGGCTCTGAGTTGCTATTACTATTGTATCACTACAATTACCCAGGCACCATGCTATCGAAGAGTCTGCATTCACCTCTCACAGGCCATGTACTTTGCATCCCTACAAGTGCCTCTGTGCCCCAGAACTCTGACCtagctcctctctttctctctcctccctctcctggtcAGGACATCCAGGCCTGCTCAGCTGCGTGGAAGACTGACCGTGTGTGCTCCACTGAGGCTGGCAGTCTGCCAGGGAACGTGAGGAAGAACCGCTACAAAGATGTGCTGCCGT ATGATCAGACACGAGTGATCCTTTCCCTGCTCCAGGAAGAGGGACATGGCGACTACATCAATGGCAACTTCATCCGG GGCACAGACGGAAGCCAGGCCTACATCGCCACACAAGGACCCCTGCCTCACACCTTGCTAGACTTCTGGCGCCTGGTCTGGGAGTTTGGGGTCAAG GTGATCCTGATGGCATGTCGAGAAATGGAGAATGGGCGG AAAAAATGTGAGCGTTACTGGGCCCAAGAACAGGAACCACTACAGATTGGGCTTTTCTGCATTACCCTG ACAAGGGAGACATGGCTGAATTCAGACATCATGCTCAGGACCCTCCGGGTTACTTTTCAGAAG GAATGTCGTTCTGTGTACCAGCTGCAATATATGTCCTGGCCAGACAGAGGAGTCCCTAGCAATCCTGAACATGTGCTCACCATGGTGGAGGAAGCCCGTCGCCTCCAGGGATCTGGCCCCAGCCCCCTCTGTGTCCATTGCAG CGCGGGTTGTGGGCGAACAGGTGTCCTGTGCACTGTGGATTATGTGAGACAGTTGCTCCTGACCCAG ATGATCCCACCTAACTTCAGCCTCTTCAACGTGGTCCTGGAGATGAGAAAGCAACGGCCTGCAGCTGTGCAAACAGAG GAGCAGTACAGGTTCCTATACCACACGGTGGCTCAGATGTTCTTCTCAGCACTCCAAAACACCAGCCCCTTGTACCAGAATTTCAAGGAGGTACCAACGCCCCCTTCCTACTCTCTTCCTGTCCACCATCAATACCCTCAGAGACCAGGACCCAGAGCAGAAGTCTTTGGCTACCATCACTGCAGCATCTAG
- the IMP4 gene encoding U3 small nucleolar ribonucleoprotein protein IMP4 isoform X2 → MLRREARLRREYLYRKAREESQRAAQEKKEKVRRALEENLLIPTELRREALALQGSLEFDDAGGEGVTNHMDDEYRWAGVEDPKVMITTSRDPSSRLKMFAKELKLVFPGAQRMNRGRHEVGALVRACKANGVTDLLVVHEHRGTPVGLIVSHLPFGPTAYFTLCNVVMRHDIPDLGTVSEAKPHLIMHGFSSRLGKRVSDILRYLFPVPKDDSHRVITFANQDDYISFRHHVYKKTNHRSVELTEVGPRFELKLYMIRLGTLEQEATADVEWRWHPYTNTARKRVFLSAE, encoded by the exons ATG CTGCGTCGTGAGGCCCGCCTTCGCCGCGAGTACCTGTACCGCAAGGCCCGCGAGGAGTCGCAGCGAGCCGcccaggagaagaaggagaaggttCGGCGCGCCCTGGAAG AGAACCTCCTGATTCCCACTGAGTTACGCAGGGAGGCTCTGGCCTTGCAGGGTTCCCTGGAGTTTGATGATGCCGGCGGTGAAG GTGTGACCAACCACATGGATGATGAATATCGATGGGCAGGGGTTGAGGATCCTAAGGTCATGATCACTACCTCCAGAGACCCCAGTTCCCGCCTCAAGATGTTTGCAAAG GAGCTGAAGTTGGTGTTCCCAGGCGCCCAACGCATGAACCGTGGCCGGCATGAGGTAGGGGCACTGGTGCGAGCCTGCAAAGCCAATGGTGTCACTGACCTGCTGGTTGTCCACGAGCATCGAGGCACACCTG TGGGGCTCATTGTCAGCCACCTGCCCTTCGGCCCCACTGCTTACTTCACACTGTGCAATGTGGTCATGCGGCATGACATCCCTGACCTGGGCACTGTGTCCGAGGCCAAACCTCACCTCATCATGCATGGCTTCTCCTCCCGACTAGGCAAGCGG GTCTCTGACATACTCCGTTACCTGTTCCCTGTGCCCAAAGATGACAGCCACCGGGTCATCACTTTCGCGAACCAAGATGACTATATCTCCTTCCG gcaccatgTGTATAAGAAGACCAACCACCGCAGTGTGGAGCTGACTGAGGTTGGGCCTCGTTTTGAACTGAAGT TGTACATGATCCGCCTGGGCACACTGGAACAGGAGGCCACAGCCGATGTGGAGTGGCGCTGGCACCCATACACCAACACCGCACGCAAGAGGGTCTTTCTGAGTGCTGAGTGA
- the IMP4 gene encoding U3 small nucleolar ribonucleoprotein protein IMP4 isoform X1 gives MLRREARLRREYLYRKAREESQRAAQEKKEKVRRALEENLLIPTELRREALALQGSLEFDDAGGEGVTNHMDDEYRWAGVEDPKVMITTSRDPSSRLKMFAKELKLVFPGAQRMNRGRHEVGALVRACKANGVTDLLVVHEHRGTPVGLIVSHLPFGPTAYFTLCNVVMRHDIPDLGTVSEAKPHLIMHGFSSRLGKRVSVGPQGEGWGQGVPGWASAALLPLTQVSDILRYLFPVPKDDSHRVITFANQDDYISFRHHVYKKTNHRSVELTEVGPRFELKLYMIRLGTLEQEATADVEWRWHPYTNTARKRVFLSAE, from the exons ATG CTGCGTCGTGAGGCCCGCCTTCGCCGCGAGTACCTGTACCGCAAGGCCCGCGAGGAGTCGCAGCGAGCCGcccaggagaagaaggagaaggttCGGCGCGCCCTGGAAG AGAACCTCCTGATTCCCACTGAGTTACGCAGGGAGGCTCTGGCCTTGCAGGGTTCCCTGGAGTTTGATGATGCCGGCGGTGAAG GTGTGACCAACCACATGGATGATGAATATCGATGGGCAGGGGTTGAGGATCCTAAGGTCATGATCACTACCTCCAGAGACCCCAGTTCCCGCCTCAAGATGTTTGCAAAG GAGCTGAAGTTGGTGTTCCCAGGCGCCCAACGCATGAACCGTGGCCGGCATGAGGTAGGGGCACTGGTGCGAGCCTGCAAAGCCAATGGTGTCACTGACCTGCTGGTTGTCCACGAGCATCGAGGCACACCTG TGGGGCTCATTGTCAGCCACCTGCCCTTCGGCCCCACTGCTTACTTCACACTGTGCAATGTGGTCATGCGGCATGACATCCCTGACCTGGGCACTGTGTCCGAGGCCAAACCTCACCTCATCATGCATGGCTTCTCCTCCCGACTAGGCAAGCGGGTGAGTGTGGGTCCACAGggtgagggctgggggcagggagttCCAGGCTGGGCATCTGCCGCTCTCCTTCCTCTGACGCAGGTCTCTGACATACTCCGTTACCTGTTCCCTGTGCCCAAAGATGACAGCCACCGGGTCATCACTTTCGCGAACCAAGATGACTATATCTCCTTCCG gcaccatgTGTATAAGAAGACCAACCACCGCAGTGTGGAGCTGACTGAGGTTGGGCCTCGTTTTGAACTGAAGT TGTACATGATCCGCCTGGGCACACTGGAACAGGAGGCCACAGCCGATGTGGAGTGGCGCTGGCACCCATACACCAACACCGCACGCAAGAGGGTCTTTCTGAGTGCTGAGTGA
- the IMP4 gene encoding U3 small nucleolar ribonucleoprotein protein IMP4 isoform X3, whose protein sequence is MCSISLGNCLPDALMTLHRWHLRRALCWCSQFRLYNTYGVTNHMDDEYRWAGVEDPKVMITTSRDPSSRLKMFAKELKLVFPGAQRMNRGRHEVGALVRACKANGVTDLLVVHEHRGTPVGLIVSHLPFGPTAYFTLCNVVMRHDIPDLGTVSEAKPHLIMHGFSSRLGKRVSVGPQGEGWGQGVPGWASAALLPLTQVSDILRYLFPVPKDDSHRVITFANQDDYISFRHHVYKKTNHRSVELTEVGPRFELKLYMIRLGTLEQEATADVEWRWHPYTNTARKRVFLSAE, encoded by the exons ATGTGCAGCATCTCCTTGGGAAACTGTCTCCCAGATGCCCTCATGACTCTGCACAGATGGCACCTCAGGAGAGCTCTTTGTTGGTGCTCCCAATTTCGTTTATATAACACATACG GTGTGACCAACCACATGGATGATGAATATCGATGGGCAGGGGTTGAGGATCCTAAGGTCATGATCACTACCTCCAGAGACCCCAGTTCCCGCCTCAAGATGTTTGCAAAG GAGCTGAAGTTGGTGTTCCCAGGCGCCCAACGCATGAACCGTGGCCGGCATGAGGTAGGGGCACTGGTGCGAGCCTGCAAAGCCAATGGTGTCACTGACCTGCTGGTTGTCCACGAGCATCGAGGCACACCTG TGGGGCTCATTGTCAGCCACCTGCCCTTCGGCCCCACTGCTTACTTCACACTGTGCAATGTGGTCATGCGGCATGACATCCCTGACCTGGGCACTGTGTCCGAGGCCAAACCTCACCTCATCATGCATGGCTTCTCCTCCCGACTAGGCAAGCGGGTGAGTGTGGGTCCACAGggtgagggctgggggcagggagttCCAGGCTGGGCATCTGCCGCTCTCCTTCCTCTGACGCAGGTCTCTGACATACTCCGTTACCTGTTCCCTGTGCCCAAAGATGACAGCCACCGGGTCATCACTTTCGCGAACCAAGATGACTATATCTCCTTCCG gcaccatgTGTATAAGAAGACCAACCACCGCAGTGTGGAGCTGACTGAGGTTGGGCCTCGTTTTGAACTGAAGT TGTACATGATCCGCCTGGGCACACTGGAACAGGAGGCCACAGCCGATGTGGAGTGGCGCTGGCACCCATACACCAACACCGCACGCAAGAGGGTCTTTCTGAGTGCTGAGTGA